One Chordicoccus furentiruminis DNA window includes the following coding sequences:
- the argB gene encoding acetylglutamate kinase, which produces MENMELWIEKANVLIEALPYIREFAGSKIVVKYGGSAMKDAALKKSVITDVALLKLVGMKPIIVHGGGKEISRWVKLSGGTPQFVNGLRVTDEKTMEIAEMVLGKVNEGLVQYMEENGVKACGISGKDGGTIRTRKKELASGVDLGFVGEPVSVDPTLIDTLIGKDFVPVVCPIGLGTEDYKSYNINADDAACAIAAAEKAEKLVFLSDVEGVCQDPMDPSTLISEMTADEARAFIEAGNAGGGMLPKLQNCISAIESGVRRVHILDGRILHCLLLEIFTNRGIGTAIIGNDQKRYS; this is translated from the coding sequence ATGGAAAATATGGAGCTTTGGATTGAGAAGGCCAACGTTCTGATCGAGGCCCTTCCTTATATCAGAGAGTTCGCCGGAAGCAAGATTGTCGTCAAGTACGGCGGCTCGGCGATGAAGGATGCGGCGCTGAAAAAAAGCGTGATCACCGATGTAGCACTTCTGAAGCTCGTCGGCATGAAACCGATCATCGTTCACGGAGGGGGAAAGGAAATCAGCCGCTGGGTGAAGCTGTCCGGCGGGACGCCCCAGTTCGTGAACGGTCTCCGTGTGACGGACGAGAAAACGATGGAGATTGCCGAGATGGTGCTGGGAAAGGTCAACGAGGGCCTCGTTCAGTATATGGAAGAAAACGGGGTCAAGGCCTGCGGCATCTCGGGGAAAGACGGCGGAACGATCCGGACGCGGAAGAAGGAGCTTGCCTCCGGCGTGGATCTCGGGTTTGTCGGAGAGCCTGTTTCCGTCGATCCGACGCTCATCGATACGCTGATCGGGAAAGATTTCGTTCCGGTGGTCTGTCCGATCGGGCTCGGGACAGAGGACTACAAATCCTACAATATCAATGCCGACGATGCGGCCTGCGCCATCGCGGCGGCGGAGAAGGCGGAGAAGCTTGTCTTTCTGAGCGACGTCGAGGGCGTCTGTCAGGACCCGATGGATCCTTCGACGCTGATCTCCGAGATGACGGCCGATGAGGCGCGCGCTTTCATCGAGGCGGGGAATGCGGGCGGCGGCATGCTGCCGAAGCTGCAGAACTGCATCTCGGCGATCGAAAGCGGCGTGCGGCGCGTCCATATTCTCGACGGGCGGATCCTGCACTGCCTGCTGCTTGAGATTTTCACGAACCGCGGAATCGGGACCGCTATTATAGGAAACGATCAGAAGCGGTATTCATGA
- a CDS encoding polysaccharide deacetylase family protein: MNIYELKERRRRYKWRVRCAAAAVLSGTLIAVCTGVSLRHNAAVRARAQAVSRANTTDQGNTVSISSGAVTPRIADLTESAGIVELVAPGQVFSGSSDAENAEPMATGWQKDANGIYNLNDSGVRRTGFFTDTDGSTYYFDGNGYLIHGWLTLGNATYYFDSDGRMATGQKTIDKKNYYFSDRGVMDPSKTTVVADKMICLTFDDGPGAYTDKILDLLTQYNAKATFFMIGEQVSDHAAAVKREHELGMEQGNHTWDHTTLTHLSADEIRTEFSKTNDIIEQVTGQKPTLYRPPGGGYNDEVFDNDFDMPCILWSIDTLDWKTKDADNTYKTVMENAADGAIILMHEIYEPSYEAAKRIIPDLEKQGYQFVTISEMAAAKGDKLRPNHPYGSF; encoded by the coding sequence TTGAACATTTACGAACTGAAGGAACGGCGCAGACGGTACAAGTGGCGGGTGAGGTGCGCTGCCGCCGCCGTTCTGTCCGGCACGCTGATCGCGGTCTGCACAGGTGTCTCGCTCCGTCACAACGCAGCCGTCCGGGCCCGCGCGCAGGCCGTCAGCCGTGCGAACACCACGGACCAGGGCAACACCGTCAGCATCAGTTCCGGTGCCGTGACACCCCGGATCGCGGATCTCACGGAATCGGCGGGGATAGTGGAGCTCGTCGCGCCGGGTCAGGTCTTCTCCGGCTCGTCAGATGCGGAAAACGCCGAGCCGATGGCGACCGGCTGGCAGAAGGACGCCAACGGAATCTACAACCTGAACGACAGCGGTGTGCGCCGCACAGGCTTCTTCACCGATACCGACGGCTCGACTTACTACTTCGACGGGAACGGCTATCTGATCCACGGATGGCTTACCCTCGGAAACGCCACTTACTACTTTGACAGCGACGGACGGATGGCCACAGGTCAGAAAACGATCGACAAAAAGAATTACTACTTCAGCGACAGGGGCGTGATGGACCCGTCGAAAACGACGGTTGTCGCCGACAAGATGATCTGCCTCACCTTCGACGACGGCCCCGGCGCCTACACCGACAAGATTCTGGATCTCCTGACCCAGTACAACGCAAAAGCCACCTTCTTCATGATCGGCGAGCAGGTCAGCGACCATGCGGCCGCGGTGAAACGCGAGCACGAGCTCGGCATGGAGCAGGGCAACCATACATGGGATCACACCACGCTTACGCATCTGAGCGCTGACGAGATCCGGACCGAGTTCTCCAAAACCAACGACATCATCGAGCAGGTCACAGGGCAGAAGCCAACACTGTACCGTCCGCCGGGAGGAGGCTACAACGACGAGGTCTTTGACAACGACTTCGACATGCCGTGCATTCTCTGGTCCATCGACACGCTGGACTGGAAGACAAAGGATGCAGACAACACCTACAAGACTGTGATGGAAAATGCAGCCGACGGCGCCATCATCCTGATGCATGAGATCTACGAACCTTCCTATGAAGCGGCCAAGCGGATCATTCCGGATCTCGAAAAGCAGGGATACCAGTTCGTGACGATTTCGGAGATGGCGGCCGCGAAGGGCGACAAGCTCCGGCCGAATCATCCGTACGGAAGCTTCTGA
- a CDS encoding ComEA family DNA-binding protein → MHLLHGNECSGFWRARRPVVLAAALLSLMTAGCGSPSYESVGTPQSAVESGVSPDGWFPEEAGSAGKTESADKSGDAEKTDGTGRGESGTASVFVYVCGAVRTPGVYRLPAGSRVYQAIGAAGGLTGDAEDRMINQAQTVSDGEQITVPTRTEAASMPQLSENGAPEVKQTGGSASAGVSADGKVNINTADSAALQTLNGIGASRAEEIIAYREGNGRFGCIEDIMKVSGIKTALFEKIKDRITVD, encoded by the coding sequence ATGCATCTGCTGCACGGAAATGAGTGCTCTGGTTTCTGGCGCGCGCGGCGGCCGGTTGTACTGGCCGCCGCGCTGCTGTCGCTTATGACGGCGGGCTGCGGTTCGCCGTCCTATGAATCAGTCGGAACGCCGCAGAGCGCCGTCGAATCCGGCGTTTCGCCGGACGGATGGTTCCCGGAGGAGGCAGGTTCCGCCGGAAAGACGGAATCCGCTGACAAATCCGGAGATGCGGAGAAAACGGACGGTACCGGGCGCGGAGAAAGCGGGACGGCGTCCGTCTTCGTCTATGTCTGCGGAGCGGTCCGGACGCCCGGCGTCTACCGGCTGCCGGCGGGTTCGCGGGTTTATCAGGCGATCGGGGCGGCCGGCGGGCTTACGGGAGACGCGGAGGACCGGATGATCAATCAGGCGCAGACGGTCAGCGACGGGGAGCAGATCACCGTACCGACGAGAACGGAGGCGGCTTCGATGCCCCAGCTGTCAGAGAACGGCGCGCCGGAGGTGAAGCAGACAGGCGGGAGCGCGTCCGCTGGTGTCTCTGCGGACGGAAAGGTGAACATCAATACGGCGGATTCCGCGGCACTTCAGACACTGAACGGCATCGGCGCTTCCCGTGCGGAGGAGATCATCGCGTACCGGGAGGGAAACGGCCGTTTCGGATGCATCGAGGATATCATGAAGGTAAGCGGCATCAAGACAGCGCTGTTTGAGAAAATCAAGGACCGGATCACCGTGGATTAG
- a CDS encoding aspartate aminotransferase family protein, whose product MTQQEIIDLTEQYVLHTYNRFPLAIDRGEGVRVFDTEGRAYLDFMAGIAVYALGYHYPGFDEALIGQVKKVLHTSNLYYHEPLAKAAEHVVRSTGLSKVFFTNSGAEAIEGAIKAARKYAFLKDGRNDHEIIAMKDSFHGRSVGALSVTGNAHYQDPFRPLMGGVVFADFNDLESVKRLVNDRTCAVILETVQGEGGIFPAEPAFLTGLRELCDEKDILLILDEIQCGMGRTGTMWAFSQYGVKPDIMTCAKALGCGVPVGAFVLNEKTAERSLVPGDHGSTYGGNPFAMSAVNAVAEIFGRDRIVDHVQRITPYFTEALDSLMEKHPSVTAHRGAGLMQGLEFNGTPTAGQVAAEALRRGLLIITAGHDVLRFVPPLIITEKEIDEAAAILDASISALEKP is encoded by the coding sequence ATGACACAGCAGGAAATCATCGATCTGACCGAGCAGTATGTGCTTCACACTTACAACCGCTTTCCCCTCGCCATCGACCGCGGCGAGGGCGTCCGCGTCTTCGATACGGAAGGCCGCGCCTATCTCGATTTTATGGCCGGCATCGCCGTGTACGCGCTCGGCTATCATTATCCGGGGTTTGACGAGGCGCTGATCGGTCAGGTGAAAAAGGTGCTTCACACGTCTAATCTTTATTATCATGAACCTCTGGCGAAGGCGGCGGAGCACGTTGTGCGGTCCACCGGCCTCTCAAAGGTTTTCTTCACGAACAGCGGCGCCGAGGCCATCGAAGGCGCCATTAAGGCCGCAAGGAAGTACGCGTTTCTCAAGGACGGCCGGAATGATCATGAGATCATCGCGATGAAGGATTCGTTCCACGGCCGTTCGGTGGGAGCGCTCTCAGTGACGGGCAACGCCCATTATCAGGATCCGTTCCGCCCGCTGATGGGCGGCGTCGTGTTCGCCGATTTCAATGATCTGGAGAGTGTGAAGCGGCTCGTAAACGACCGGACCTGCGCGGTGATTCTGGAGACGGTGCAGGGCGAGGGCGGTATTTTCCCGGCGGAACCGGCGTTCCTCACCGGACTGCGCGAGCTCTGCGACGAGAAGGATATACTCCTGATCCTTGACGAGATCCAGTGCGGCATGGGACGGACGGGGACGATGTGGGCCTTCAGCCAGTATGGGGTGAAGCCGGATATCATGACATGCGCCAAGGCGCTTGGCTGCGGCGTGCCGGTAGGCGCCTTTGTTCTGAACGAAAAGACAGCGGAGCGGTCGCTGGTTCCAGGTGATCACGGATCGACCTACGGAGGCAATCCGTTCGCCATGAGCGCGGTCAACGCCGTCGCCGAAATTTTCGGGAGGGACAGAATCGTCGATCATGTGCAGAGGATCACGCCGTATTTTACGGAGGCGCTCGATTCTCTCATGGAAAAGCATCCGTCGGTGACTGCGCACAGAGGCGCGGGACTGATGCAGGGGCTGGAGTTCAACGGGACGCCGACAGCCGGCCAGGTGGCGGCGGAGGCACTCAGAAGGGGCCTTCTGATCATCACGGCAGGCCATGACGTGCTGCGGTTCGTGCCGCCGCTCATCATCACGGAGAAGGAAATTGACGAGGCCGCCGCGATCCTCGACGCGAGCATTTCGGCACTTGAAAAGCCGTGA
- the argJ gene encoding bifunctional glutamate N-acetyltransferase/amino-acid acetyltransferase ArgJ: MERIEGGVTAAMGFSAAGGAAGIKKNGHADMALLLSRVPCQVAGTFTSNRVKAAPVVWDRAFVEEKRTARAVVVNSGVANACTGKQGMALCRRTADAAAETLAVKPDEVLLASTGVIGQQLPIDRITAALPVLADQLSEDLGAGSKAAAAIMTTDTVAKEAAVSLTFSDGSSATLGGMSKGSGMIHPNMCTMLAFLTTDARISRDMLQKALSSVVPDTFNMISVDGDTSTNDTCLLLSSGLAGNPEITEEGPDYEIFRAGLLEICTALAKKMAADGEGATCLFECDIVHAATKEDAKKMARSVVSSTLTKAAIAGHDANWGRILCAMGYSGAVFDPERVDLFLESRAGRIQILENGVAASYSEEKATEILSQPEIRAIADVKMGEADASAWGCDLTHEYVNINADYRS, translated from the coding sequence ATGGAACGGATTGAGGGCGGCGTGACGGCCGCGATGGGCTTTTCAGCCGCGGGCGGCGCGGCGGGTATCAAGAAGAACGGCCATGCGGATATGGCCCTTTTGCTGAGCCGTGTGCCCTGCCAGGTGGCGGGGACTTTCACCTCCAACCGGGTGAAGGCGGCGCCGGTTGTCTGGGACCGGGCGTTTGTGGAGGAAAAGCGAACCGCGAGAGCGGTGGTCGTGAACTCGGGCGTGGCGAATGCCTGCACGGGAAAGCAGGGGATGGCGCTCTGCCGCCGGACGGCGGATGCGGCGGCGGAAACGCTCGCGGTGAAGCCGGACGAGGTGCTGCTGGCTTCGACCGGCGTCATCGGGCAGCAGCTTCCGATTGACCGGATCACGGCGGCCCTTCCCGTGCTGGCCGATCAGCTTTCGGAAGACCTGGGGGCCGGATCGAAGGCAGCCGCCGCGATCATGACGACGGACACCGTTGCGAAGGAAGCGGCGGTGAGCCTCACATTCTCCGACGGCTCTTCCGCCACGCTGGGCGGCATGAGCAAGGGCTCCGGGATGATTCATCCGAATATGTGCACCATGCTGGCCTTCCTTACGACGGACGCGCGGATTTCGCGGGATATGCTGCAGAAGGCGCTCTCCTCGGTGGTGCCGGACACGTTCAATATGATTTCGGTGGACGGCGACACCTCGACTAACGATACCTGTCTTCTGCTTTCCAGCGGACTGGCCGGCAATCCGGAGATCACGGAGGAAGGTCCGGATTATGAGATCTTCCGCGCGGGACTTCTGGAGATCTGTACGGCGCTGGCGAAAAAGATGGCGGCGGACGGAGAGGGTGCCACCTGCCTTTTCGAATGCGACATCGTTCATGCGGCCACGAAGGAGGACGCGAAGAAGATGGCCCGGTCAGTGGTCTCGTCAACACTGACGAAGGCGGCTATCGCCGGTCATGACGCGAACTGGGGCCGAATCCTCTGTGCGATGGGCTACTCGGGCGCGGTCTTCGATCCTGAGCGGGTCGATCTTTTCCTTGAGAGCCGTGCCGGCCGGATTCAGATTCTTGAGAACGGCGTCGCGGCTTCCTACAGTGAGGAGAAAGCGACTGAGATTCTTTCACAGCCGGAGATCCGGGCGATTGCCGACGTGAAGATGGGCGAGGCCGACGCCTCCGCGTGGGGATGCGACCTGACACATGAGTATGTGAATATCAACGCGGATTACCGGTCCTGA
- a CDS encoding tetratricopeptide repeat protein, which translates to MRSKKGVRAAALIGVCMLALTGCARSDAKSAYEKGCEALKRQETDSAMTYFNGVVQAGYYLPEAYRALGLIYLGESDYADACVSFEKSLNEVDGESDSFIRDVSLYLAFARDLKGEPDQAMTIYDGLIRKSPDAEVLFLRGRLHLRNGEADAAKADFDQAVSLSSDYDLYINIYEVYASEEKSGDGSDYLEKALAEAQKQQDAFYEQGLVNYYLENYDDAKQELTDAIKKDGSDMKPIFLLGKVYLATGDVANARAVYKQYTGTDGAAADAWNGLALCDMAEQKYDDALTDVENGLKADSSNQGLRYNEIVILEEKRQWADARAKAASYVASFPTDEAGLREYEFLSTR; encoded by the coding sequence TTGAGGAGTAAGAAGGGAGTGCGTGCGGCCGCTCTTATCGGCGTCTGCATGCTGGCGCTGACCGGATGCGCGCGGTCGGACGCGAAGAGCGCCTATGAGAAGGGCTGCGAGGCGCTTAAGCGACAGGAAACGGACAGCGCGATGACCTACTTTAACGGTGTCGTCCAGGCGGGATACTACCTGCCGGAGGCTTATCGCGCGCTGGGGCTGATCTACCTGGGCGAGAGTGACTATGCGGATGCCTGCGTTTCGTTCGAGAAGAGTCTCAACGAGGTGGACGGAGAATCGGATTCGTTCATCCGGGATGTCAGTCTGTATCTCGCGTTTGCCCGGGATCTGAAGGGCGAGCCGGATCAGGCGATGACTATCTATGACGGACTGATCCGCAAATCGCCGGACGCGGAGGTCCTCTTTCTGAGAGGACGTCTTCATCTCCGGAACGGGGAAGCGGACGCGGCGAAGGCGGACTTCGATCAGGCGGTGTCGCTGAGCTCGGATTACGACCTCTATATCAATATTTATGAGGTCTATGCCAGCGAGGAAAAGAGCGGCGACGGATCGGATTATCTTGAGAAGGCGCTGGCCGAGGCGCAGAAGCAGCAGGACGCCTTCTACGAGCAGGGCCTGGTCAATTACTACCTTGAGAATTATGACGATGCGAAGCAGGAACTGACTGACGCGATCAAGAAGGACGGGTCAGACATGAAGCCGATCTTCCTTCTGGGAAAGGTCTATCTCGCGACCGGAGATGTGGCCAACGCGCGGGCAGTGTACAAGCAGTACACCGGCACAGACGGAGCCGCGGCGGACGCGTGGAACGGTCTGGCGCTCTGCGATATGGCGGAGCAGAAGTATGACGACGCGCTGACGGATGTGGAGAACGGACTGAAGGCAGACAGCTCCAATCAGGGCCTTCGCTACAATGAGATTGTGATTCTTGAGGAGAAGCGGCAGTGGGCTGACGCGAGGGCGAAGGCGGCGTCTTATGTGGCCTCTTTCCCGACGGATGAGGCGGGGCTGAGAGAATACGAGTTTTTGAGTACGAGGTGA
- the glmM gene encoding phosphoglucosamine mutase: MGKYFGTDGFRGEANVQLTAEKAFQVGRYLGWYYGTKHPDGKASVVIGKDTRRSSYMLEDALSSGLTASGADAYLLHVTTTPSVSYVVRTDGFDCGIMISASHNPYYDNGIKIMRANGQKIEPEIEEKIEAYLDGRVGEIPYALRERIGRTVDFSAGRNRYIGYLMTIPTRGFKGKRVGLDCANGSASSIAKSVFEAMGARVFVINNSPDGTNINRGCGSTHLEALQNFVQDNALDAGFAYDGDADRCLAVDEKGRVVTGDHIMFLCGKYLKECGQLNDNMVVTTVMSNMGLYKSLEANGMAYQQTAVGDKYVAENMMANNYDLGGEQSGHIIFGKYATTGDGILTSLMVMQTMIEKKLPLSMLADEMKLYPQVLKNVVVADKAAVKANASVKAAVMKAARELGTDGRILVRESGTEPKIRVMVEASTPQLCEAYVDSVISVIRDEGLAVEE; the protein is encoded by the coding sequence ATGGGAAAATACTTTGGCACCGACGGCTTCAGGGGTGAAGCTAACGTACAGCTGACGGCGGAGAAGGCATTTCAGGTCGGCCGCTATCTTGGATGGTATTATGGAACGAAACACCCGGACGGCAAGGCGTCGGTCGTGATCGGCAAGGACACGCGTCGCAGCAGCTATATGCTGGAGGATGCGCTCAGCTCGGGTCTCACCGCTTCGGGCGCGGACGCGTATCTGCTTCATGTCACCACCACGCCCTCCGTATCCTATGTGGTCCGCACGGACGGATTCGACTGCGGCATTATGATTTCCGCCAGCCATAATCCGTACTATGACAACGGGATCAAGATTATGCGCGCCAACGGGCAGAAGATCGAGCCGGAGATTGAGGAGAAGATCGAGGCTTATCTGGACGGGCGAGTGGGGGAAATTCCCTACGCGCTTCGCGAGAGGATCGGGCGGACCGTTGATTTTTCCGCCGGACGAAACCGGTATATCGGCTATCTGATGACGATTCCGACCCGGGGATTCAAGGGGAAACGGGTCGGGCTCGACTGCGCGAACGGCAGCGCCTCCTCGATCGCGAAGAGTGTGTTCGAGGCGATGGGCGCCAGAGTATTCGTTATCAACAACTCGCCGGACGGGACGAACATCAACCGGGGCTGCGGATCGACGCATCTGGAGGCGCTGCAGAACTTTGTGCAGGACAACGCGCTGGATGCCGGATTCGCCTATGACGGCGACGCGGACCGCTGCCTCGCGGTGGATGAGAAAGGCCGGGTTGTGACCGGTGACCATATCATGTTCCTCTGCGGGAAGTACCTGAAGGAGTGCGGCCAGCTGAATGACAATATGGTCGTCACCACCGTGATGTCGAACATGGGACTCTACAAGTCGCTCGAAGCGAACGGGATGGCTTATCAGCAGACCGCGGTGGGTGACAAATATGTGGCTGAGAACATGATGGCCAACAACTACGACCTCGGAGGGGAGCAGTCCGGCCATATCATTTTCGGCAAGTACGCGACCACAGGGGACGGGATTCTGACATCTCTGATGGTCATGCAGACGATGATCGAGAAGAAGCTGCCTCTTTCCATGCTGGCGGATGAGATGAAGCTGTATCCGCAGGTGCTGAAAAATGTGGTGGTGGCCGACAAGGCGGCTGTCAAGGCCAATGCGAGCGTCAAAGCCGCTGTGATGAAGGCGGCGAGGGAGCTCGGTACGGACGGACGGATTCTGGTGCGGGAGAGTGGTACGGAGCCGAAGATCCGGGTGATGGTCGAGGCGTCCACCCCGCAGCTCTGCGAGGCGTATGTGGACAGCGTGATATCAGTGATCAGAGACGAGGGACTGGCTGTTGAGGAGTAA
- a CDS encoding response regulator transcription factor: MAKKVLVVDDEKLIVKGIRFSLEQDDYEVSCAYDGEEALQMAKETEYDIILLDLMLPKLSGLEVCQQIRGFSNVPIIMLTAKGEDMDKIMGLEYGADDYITKPFNILEVKARIKAILRRVSKPAQKEEQPKQIEVAGLKMDCEARRVYVNGKEINLTAKEFDVLELLVFNPNKVYSRENLLNIVWGYEYPGDVRTVDVHIRRLREKIEENPSEPKYVHTKWGVGYYFSH; this comes from the coding sequence ATGGCGAAAAAAGTACTGGTGGTGGACGATGAGAAGCTGATTGTGAAGGGAATCCGCTTCAGCCTGGAGCAGGACGACTATGAGGTTTCCTGTGCCTATGACGGAGAGGAAGCGCTGCAGATGGCCAAGGAGACGGAATATGATATCATTCTGCTCGACCTGATGCTCCCGAAGCTTTCCGGACTGGAGGTCTGCCAGCAGATCCGGGGATTCTCGAACGTGCCGATCATCATGCTGACGGCCAAGGGCGAGGACATGGATAAGATCATGGGACTCGAGTACGGAGCGGATGACTATATCACCAAACCGTTCAATATCCTCGAGGTCAAGGCCAGAATCAAGGCGATTCTCCGCCGTGTTTCCAAGCCGGCGCAGAAGGAGGAGCAGCCGAAGCAGATTGAGGTGGCCGGACTCAAGATGGACTGCGAGGCCCGCCGGGTCTATGTGAACGGGAAGGAGATCAACCTGACGGCAAAGGAGTTCGATGTGCTTGAGCTTCTGGTCTTCAATCCCAACAAGGTCTACAGCCGCGAGAACCTTCTCAACATCGTCTGGGGCTATGAGTATCCGGGTGATGTCCGTACAGTGGATGTCCATATCCGCCGTCTCCGCGAGAAAATCGAGGAGAATCCCAGCGAGCCGAAATATGTGCACACAAAATGGGGCGTCGGCTACTACTTCTCTCACTAA
- a CDS encoding argininosuccinate synthase has protein sequence MANEKVVLAYSGGLDTTAIIPWLKEHFGYDVICCCVDCGQGNELDGLEERARQSGASKLYIEDINDDFAENFIMPCVKAGAVYENKYLLGTAMARPAIVKKLVEVARKEGAVAICHGATGKGNDQIRFELGIKALAPDIKVIAPWRMTDIWTMQSREDEIAYCKSKGIHLKFDHSQSYSRDRNLWHISHEGLELEDPSLEPNYDHMLVLSVTPEKAPDKVTDVTMTFEKGIPTSINGEKMKVADIIRKLNVLGGENGIGIIDIVENRVVGMKSRGVYETPGGTILMAAHEQLEELCLDRATYEQKRILGEKLAQVVYEGKWYTPLREAISAFVDVTQEYVTGEVKFKLYKGNIIKAGETSPYSLYNESLASFTTGDLYDHHDADGFITLFGLPLKVRALKMQEAKTKGLSR, from the coding sequence ATGGCAAATGAAAAGGTAGTGCTGGCATATTCCGGCGGTCTTGATACGACAGCCATCATTCCCTGGCTGAAGGAGCATTTCGGATACGATGTCATCTGCTGCTGTGTGGACTGCGGGCAGGGCAATGAGCTCGACGGACTCGAGGAACGCGCCCGTCAGTCCGGCGCGTCCAAGCTGTATATCGAGGACATCAATGACGACTTCGCCGAGAACTTCATCATGCCCTGCGTAAAGGCGGGCGCCGTGTACGAGAACAAGTATCTTCTCGGCACCGCGATGGCCCGTCCCGCGATCGTGAAGAAGCTGGTGGAGGTCGCCCGCAAGGAGGGCGCCGTCGCGATCTGCCACGGCGCGACCGGCAAGGGCAACGACCAGATCCGCTTCGAACTCGGCATCAAGGCGCTGGCGCCGGACATCAAGGTGATCGCGCCGTGGAGAATGACCGATATCTGGACCATGCAGTCCCGTGAGGATGAGATTGCCTACTGCAAATCAAAAGGCATTCACCTGAAATTCGATCACTCCCAGAGCTACAGCCGCGACCGCAATCTCTGGCACATCAGCCATGAAGGACTGGAGCTGGAGGATCCGTCCCTGGAGCCGAATTACGACCATATGCTGGTGCTCTCCGTCACGCCGGAGAAGGCTCCGGACAAGGTGACCGACGTCACGATGACCTTCGAGAAGGGAATTCCCACGTCGATCAACGGCGAGAAAATGAAGGTCGCCGACATCATCCGGAAACTCAATGTTCTGGGCGGCGAAAACGGCATCGGCATCATCGACATTGTCGAGAACCGCGTCGTCGGAATGAAGAGCCGCGGCGTATATGAAACGCCCGGCGGAACGATCCTGATGGCCGCTCATGAGCAGCTGGAGGAGCTCTGCCTCGACCGTGCCACCTACGAGCAGAAGAGAATCCTCGGTGAAAAGCTGGCTCAGGTGGTCTACGAGGGCAAATGGTACACGCCGCTCCGCGAGGCGATCAGCGCCTTTGTGGATGTCACGCAGGAGTATGTGACCGGAGAAGTGAAATTCAAGCTCTACAAGGGCAACATCATCAAGGCCGGTGAAACCTCTCCGTACAGCCTCTACAATGAGAGTCTCGCTTCCTTCACGACCGGCGACCTCTACGACCATCACGACGCGGACGGCTTCATCACGCTGTTCGGGCTTCCGCTCAAGGTCCGCGCGCTGAAAATGCAGGAGGCGAAGACCAAGGGTCTCTCCCGCTGA